Proteins found in one Alteromonas macleodii genomic segment:
- a CDS encoding curli assembly protein CsgF produces the protein MVMKKKIVIAALTVATLVAPAITLATELVYEPINPSFGGNPLNGSFLLSKANSQNAHSASLSERSYDERLQESLERAYINRIVREITDIAFGEQEYDEDGNPIDSIFNQDSIFVSGDFQVELITSNADSIIVNITNLLTGEVTIVEIPRFG, from the coding sequence ATGGTAATGAAGAAAAAAATTGTAATTGCAGCGCTTACAGTGGCGACGCTAGTTGCGCCTGCAATAACGCTGGCAACCGAATTGGTTTATGAGCCAATCAATCCGTCTTTTGGTGGCAACCCACTTAATGGTTCATTTTTATTAAGCAAGGCAAATTCACAAAACGCGCATAGTGCTTCTTTAAGCGAACGCTCTTACGATGAGCGGCTTCAAGAGTCATTAGAACGAGCCTATATAAATCGAATTGTTCGTGAAATTACAGATATCGCCTTTGGCGAGCAGGAATACGACGAAGATGGCAATCCGATAGACAGTATTTTTAACCAAGATAGTATTTTTGTTAGCGGTGACTTCCAGGTTGAGCTTATAACGAGTAACGCTGACAGTATTATCGTGAACATCACTAACTTGTTGACAGGTGAAGTCACCATTGTAGAAATTCCACGGTTTGGGTAG
- a CDS encoding CsgE family curli-type amyloid fiber assembly protein, with protein MKYLHHLSFLTLVLSVLFSPVHAEEIRLGGLLLDNSISRQGHEFASRISQYWREVPDSSGKNLVVKEIIVPQAGTLLSVIYDNKVVYQTYMGRRQVPIDEKVQQAIFLVLDAVANASIDSRSPDLAGDEW; from the coding sequence ATGAAGTATTTGCATCATCTCTCTTTTCTCACACTAGTTTTAAGTGTGCTCTTTTCTCCGGTTCACGCGGAAGAAATTCGCTTAGGCGGGCTACTGCTCGATAACAGTATAAGCCGCCAGGGTCACGAATTTGCTTCGCGAATTAGTCAATATTGGCGGGAAGTTCCCGACAGCTCAGGTAAAAACTTAGTAGTTAAAGAAATCATAGTGCCTCAAGCCGGAACGCTACTTTCAGTAATTTACGACAATAAAGTGGTGTATCAAACTTATATGGGACGTAGGCAAGTTCCGATAGATGAGAAAGTACAGCAAGCTATCTTTTTGGTATTAGACGCGGTAGCCAATGCGAGTATAGACAGTAGAAGCCCAGATTTAGCAGGGGACGAATGGTAA
- a CDS encoding curlin has translation MKKTKIASALLLVAASGWASAQEVPATKTVDFNATADFVAAAEGNEITLTQTAPEGNEVGNESVLSQEGDLNAIVVEVTGDANEVLASQMQSGNTFFASVTGNGNFLESEQDSLSSTADFVVEGDDNTVSLVQLGDGGPFGFIFNRSINSIVGSGNTLSVYQGDGGNWANNAISGNDNTVYVDQSGDWHESYVRELSGDANVIDVIQDGYYNISDLTVIGSDNEVEIDQDGDQNVIAWTMIGDANVLEFEQDGDGNEITTGVFEGSANEVNIDQIGDVNLATVETVGGQANTFEINQVGEGNTAYAGVIGLFNEFDLTQVGDANEISTVNFDGILNTVEIEQDGDANLALAQAGIGDATYYADGNIIEMSQEGIENDASVELASNVTSSYNEIMVSQTGELNLLDLLVNGDENVVSVMQEGVGNWVTDETGGQFVISGDMNTFEVTQMGNDNLVTGSITGNGGTVSVTQVGDYNVATVVQM, from the coding sequence ATGAAAAAAACAAAAATAGCTAGTGCATTGCTTTTAGTAGCAGCGTCAGGGTGGGCGTCAGCTCAGGAAGTTCCTGCAACTAAAACGGTAGACTTTAACGCCACAGCAGATTTTGTAGCTGCGGCAGAAGGCAATGAAATTACGCTAACCCAAACGGCACCAGAGGGAAACGAAGTAGGTAATGAATCAGTGTTAAGCCAGGAAGGTGACCTTAACGCGATTGTTGTAGAGGTAACTGGTGACGCTAACGAAGTGCTCGCATCGCAAATGCAATCAGGTAACACCTTTTTTGCAAGTGTGACTGGCAACGGCAATTTTTTAGAATCAGAGCAAGATAGCCTAAGCAGCACAGCAGATTTTGTAGTTGAGGGTGACGACAACACGGTTTCACTTGTTCAATTAGGTGACGGCGGCCCGTTTGGCTTTATCTTTAATCGCTCGATAAACAGCATTGTGGGTAGCGGCAATACGCTATCTGTGTATCAAGGCGATGGTGGTAACTGGGCTAATAATGCGATTTCTGGTAACGACAATACGGTTTATGTTGATCAAAGCGGTGACTGGCACGAATCCTATGTTCGCGAACTGAGCGGCGATGCTAACGTAATTGACGTTATTCAGGATGGTTACTACAACATTTCAGATTTAACCGTAATTGGGTCTGATAATGAAGTTGAAATTGACCAAGATGGCGACCAGAACGTTATCGCTTGGACCATGATTGGCGATGCTAATGTGCTTGAGTTCGAACAAGATGGCGACGGCAATGAAATTACTACAGGCGTGTTCGAAGGTTCAGCCAATGAAGTCAACATTGACCAAATTGGCGATGTAAACCTTGCTACGGTAGAAACCGTCGGTGGGCAAGCGAATACTTTCGAAATTAATCAAGTGGGAGAGGGTAACACCGCTTACGCAGGGGTGATTGGTTTATTTAATGAGTTCGATTTGACTCAGGTGGGTGATGCCAACGAAATCAGCACAGTAAACTTTGATGGTATTTTGAACACCGTTGAAATTGAACAAGATGGCGATGCAAACTTGGCGTTGGCTCAAGCAGGTATTGGAGATGCAACTTACTATGCGGATGGCAATATCATCGAAATGTCGCAAGAGGGTATTGAAAACGATGCATCAGTTGAGTTAGCTAGCAACGTTACTTCGAGCTACAACGAAATTATGGTGTCGCAAACAGGTGAGCTTAACCTACTAGATTTGCTTGTTAATGGTGACGAGAACGTAGTTAGTGTTATGCAAGAAGGTGTTGGAAACTGGGTAACAGACGAGACGGGTGGTCAATTTGTTATTTCAGGCGATATGAATACCTTTGAAGTAACGCAAATGGGCAACGACAATTTAGTTACGGGTAGTATAACTGGCAACGGCGGCACGGTAAGTGTTACGCAAGTTGGTGATTACAACGTAGCGACCGTCGTTCAGATGTAA
- a CDS encoding curlin subunit CsgB, which yields MDKKLKVKKYQCAKNVKALKANALLASAVCGLLTVNSSVYAQQSDLSTSSDMVESSLSMSLNAQAITVDDETVFIAVSQFGLNNITNIIQSGNGANLSNVVQNGSNNEAIITQLGEGNVVNLLQQNNNNYFEIIQDGFDNVANVNQLGEQSFTVYQIGNEMVINITQYQE from the coding sequence ATGGACAAGAAACTAAAGGTTAAAAAATACCAATGCGCTAAAAACGTAAAAGCATTAAAAGCCAATGCGCTTTTAGCTTCAGCGGTGTGTGGTCTTCTAACCGTCAACTCTTCTGTCTATGCCCAACAGTCTGATTTATCAACAAGCTCCGACATGGTGGAATCTTCTCTTTCAATGAGTCTGAATGCTCAAGCTATTACGGTAGACGATGAAACGGTCTTCATTGCTGTCAGTCAGTTTGGGCTGAATAACATAACTAACATTATCCAAAGCGGCAACGGCGCCAACCTATCGAACGTTGTTCAAAACGGCAGTAATAACGAAGCTATCATCACTCAACTTGGTGAAGGCAACGTTGTGAATTTGCTGCAGCAAAACAACAACAACTATTTCGAAATTATTCAAGACGGGTTCGACAATGTTGCCAATGTCAATCAATTAGGTGAGCAGTCTTTCACTGTTTATCAGATAGGGAACGAAATGGTAATTAACATCACACAATATCAAGAATGA
- a CDS encoding S8 family serine peptidase encodes MKTKPFKTGLSALSLALLPLMASSHAHAAKAEIFDDSVIVVYKENVSKAEKMRARSSVGARISDANRDEVDDRFANLLNGRIAKLQLRGKSVKDAIETLKKNPAVKIAEPNFLYRKALIPNDPSYGDLWGLDNTGQAGGTADVDIDAPEAWEITTGDSDVVIGVIDTGVDYNHEDLADNAWVNPGEIAGNGIDDDGNGYIDDVYGIDTANGDTDPMDDDSHGTHVAGTIGAVGGNGIGVVGVNHDVSIAACKFLGADGTGSTAGAIECIDYFTDLKENRGVNVKATNNSWGGGGYSEALETAIEVAGQAGILFVAAAGNSGSDNDNVDNYPSNYVTTTNSLLAVASHTRTDGDSGYSYGLETVDIAAPGTAILSTIPGDGYAAYSGTSMATPHVAGAAALVWSLNPELTPSEMKELLMTTGETSLWADGRTVSGNRLNVLNALEEADPTPGFKLGITPGSAEIEAGEAYTFTIEVGSIAGYEEEVQLSLAEESDIAYLSANTAMPGDSITLTVETSEDTPWGAYSFTVNGVSGDIEKSKSASLYVYPQGLNEFPYAYSGDAVPTLPNEEDPDDVGVDLVINVPDDLTVFGMQASVDITHTYSGDLVLSLTSPQGTTTVLRQNQGGGTDDIVESYNTDAFNGEVATGDWTLNVLDTFNGDNGTVNTWSLVVTGIGEVGPTPPNSAFAYDASGLSVSFTNNSSDVNDDIVSYSWDFGDGATSTEENPTHVYASTGAYDVTLTVTDSEGQTGVSTETVSVSDSNIVAEIDRAMLSRFGSLRVDLSYSGSMADTVMIYRNGELLEEVSNTGRYRDRSRGVQPGEYTYMVCDETSACSAPVTVNL; translated from the coding sequence ATGAAAACAAAGCCTTTTAAAACAGGCCTTTCAGCACTGTCATTAGCCCTACTTCCGCTAATGGCTTCTAGCCACGCACATGCCGCGAAAGCCGAAATTTTCGATGACAGCGTTATTGTTGTGTACAAAGAAAATGTGAGTAAAGCGGAAAAAATGCGCGCTCGTTCATCAGTGGGCGCAAGAATCAGCGACGCTAATCGTGATGAAGTGGATGATCGATTCGCCAACCTTCTAAATGGCCGCATTGCCAAACTTCAACTTCGTGGAAAATCGGTTAAAGACGCCATTGAAACTTTGAAGAAAAACCCAGCGGTTAAAATTGCCGAGCCAAACTTTTTATATCGCAAAGCATTAATTCCTAACGACCCGTCTTACGGTGACCTGTGGGGGTTGGATAATACTGGACAAGCAGGCGGCACCGCTGATGTAGATATTGATGCACCAGAAGCATGGGAAATTACAACAGGTGATAGCGATGTAGTGATAGGTGTTATCGATACCGGCGTTGATTACAACCATGAAGACCTTGCAGATAATGCATGGGTAAACCCAGGTGAAATCGCCGGCAACGGCATTGATGATGATGGCAACGGCTACATTGATGACGTTTACGGAATTGATACAGCAAACGGTGATACCGACCCTATGGACGATGATTCTCATGGTACGCACGTAGCTGGAACTATTGGTGCTGTGGGCGGAAACGGTATAGGTGTAGTTGGCGTAAACCACGATGTGTCTATCGCTGCCTGTAAGTTCCTAGGTGCAGATGGAACGGGTTCAACCGCTGGAGCTATCGAATGTATTGATTACTTCACCGACCTGAAAGAAAACCGTGGCGTTAACGTAAAAGCTACGAACAACAGCTGGGGCGGTGGCGGCTACAGTGAAGCGCTAGAGACCGCTATTGAAGTGGCTGGCCAAGCTGGAATTTTGTTTGTTGCTGCAGCAGGTAACTCTGGTTCAGACAATGACAACGTCGACAACTATCCGTCTAATTATGTCACTACAACAAACAGTTTATTGGCAGTTGCAAGTCACACTCGAACTGACGGCGATAGCGGCTATTCATACGGTCTGGAAACGGTGGATATTGCAGCGCCAGGTACAGCTATTTTATCTACTATACCAGGTGACGGCTATGCCGCATACTCTGGTACATCAATGGCTACGCCACATGTTGCGGGTGCAGCGGCTCTCGTATGGTCATTAAACCCAGAGCTTACACCGTCAGAAATGAAAGAGCTGTTAATGACTACCGGTGAAACAAGTCTTTGGGCTGACGGTCGCACAGTTTCAGGCAACCGTCTTAATGTGCTAAATGCATTAGAGGAAGCTGATCCAACACCTGGCTTTAAATTGGGCATCACACCAGGTTCAGCGGAAATTGAAGCAGGTGAAGCTTATACTTTCACTATTGAAGTTGGCTCAATTGCTGGCTACGAAGAAGAAGTACAGCTTTCTCTTGCCGAAGAAAGTGACATTGCTTATTTAAGTGCTAACACGGCAATGCCTGGCGACTCCATTACGCTTACAGTAGAAACCTCTGAGGATACGCCTTGGGGCGCTTATAGCTTTACCGTTAATGGTGTAAGTGGTGATATTGAGAAGTCTAAATCTGCTAGCCTTTACGTTTACCCGCAAGGGCTAAATGAGTTCCCTTACGCATATTCAGGCGATGCTGTACCTACGTTACCGAACGAAGAAGATCCAGATGATGTGGGCGTTGATCTCGTGATCAATGTACCGGATGACCTAACGGTGTTTGGTATGCAGGCGTCGGTAGACATCACGCATACATATAGTGGTGACCTAGTACTATCACTTACTTCCCCTCAGGGTACAACTACCGTTCTGCGTCAAAACCAAGGTGGCGGCACAGATGATATCGTTGAGAGCTATAACACTGATGCCTTTAACGGCGAAGTGGCTACTGGCGATTGGACCTTGAACGTGCTTGATACCTTCAACGGAGATAACGGTACCGTTAACACATGGAGCCTAGTGGTTACCGGTATTGGTGAAGTAGGGCCTACACCGCCGAACTCTGCATTTGCTTATGACGCTTCAGGTCTATCAGTGAGCTTTACTAACAACAGTAGTGACGTTAATGACGACATTGTTAGCTACAGCTGGGACTTCGGTGATGGTGCGACTTCAACAGAAGAGAACCCAACTCATGTTTACGCAAGTACAGGTGCCTATGATGTAACCCTTACGGTTACTGACTCTGAAGGCCAAACTGGCGTTTCGACAGAGACAGTGTCGGTTTCAGACAGCAATATTGTTGCCGAAATTGACCGCGCTATGCTTTCTCGCTTCGGCTCACTACGTGTAGATTTATCTTACAGCGGCTCAATGGCTGATACTGTAATGATTTATCGCAATGGTGAACTACTTGAAGAAGTAAGCAATACTGGTCGTTATCGCGATAGAAGCCGTGGCGTTCAGCCTGGCGAATATACCTATATGGTGTGTGATGAAACGTCTGCGTGTTCAGCGCCAGTGACGGTAAACCTTTAA
- a CDS encoding response regulator transcription factor translates to MHILLIDDHEIVRDGIKTLIEQEYGWHVAYAVSSLSALPSFASLDDIDVAVLDISLAQENGFDTLIKIKKEAPFVKCLMLSMYDHVGYISKALELGADGYVTKSAATKELMDALESLEKDENYLSSDISKKLAFGDKRLTSILTEREKEVFLLLAKGFQPKQIAYHIDTAPKTVMVHRTNIYKKLNVTSQFGLLRIALETGYLDVSDVIYDDTLVKAD, encoded by the coding sequence ATGCACATACTCCTCATTGATGACCATGAGATTGTAAGGGACGGCATTAAGACTCTTATCGAGCAAGAGTATGGTTGGCACGTCGCTTACGCTGTAAGTTCATTAAGCGCACTCCCCTCCTTCGCGTCTTTAGACGACATAGATGTAGCAGTTTTGGACATTTCCTTAGCTCAAGAAAATGGTTTTGACACGCTTATCAAAATTAAGAAAGAGGCCCCATTTGTAAAATGCTTGATGCTAAGCATGTACGATCACGTGGGTTATATTAGTAAAGCGCTTGAGCTTGGTGCCGATGGCTACGTTACAAAGAGTGCCGCCACAAAAGAGTTAATGGACGCCCTTGAGTCACTAGAAAAAGATGAAAACTATCTCAGTTCAGATATCAGTAAAAAATTAGCGTTTGGCGATAAGCGTCTGACCTCCATTCTCACAGAAAGAGAAAAGGAAGTTTTTTTGCTACTAGCTAAAGGTTTCCAACCTAAACAAATTGCCTATCACATAGATACTGCGCCAAAGACAGTCATGGTTCACCGCACTAATATTTACAAAAAGCTGAATGTTACGTCTCAATTTGGCTTGCTTCGCATAGCATTAGAAACCGGATACTTAGATGTATCTGACGTCATCTATGACGACACCCTGGTCAAAGCGGATTAA
- a CDS encoding sensor histidine kinase, producing MNITRYINTTYLQMGLIYTGLFHSVWLFSTQFEIISGTVSWYLPAGVRLAAFLLLPLASWPLLLFSEKLTHFILFHPGGVLDNTAFLSGSVGWYLVHLFISPAVVCGCVYVFRRRFAAPYIDNVRSTLATLAFGVLISVALGAVFLGRRAIEVQTDLAAFLSILFDFSLGDFVGIIVLCPLLFALYTRQYINKNESTLFITVGTWLLTLVFSSYLYSQNINISYQIKYLAVFPALFLSYRYAVFGSALSCFFIGITAFVVASQSALPPIEHQFYILALCVSCLILGSSINQSSKLNKKLARNNEDLEIAVQNTQALAAKLVALQEDERKRLSRDLHDDFGHRIVDLKLQLSLIDTTKDHDILIDKIDALYQAMKKSLGGLRPSGIDTLPIESVIERSDIITTLKRAKINFSFNLSGTPINFKPEQKIHIYRIVQEAVTNSIKYANAKTLSIDISYESQSATFTVADDGAGIPDTIEGTVDAKPTLGLLSMKERAKLIDGTLDITSFTPSGTVVSLSIPTYNIQ from the coding sequence ATGAATATCACGCGGTATATCAACACTACCTATTTACAGATGGGTTTGATATATACCGGTCTATTTCACAGCGTATGGCTATTTAGCACCCAGTTTGAAATTATATCAGGCACTGTGAGTTGGTATTTACCCGCTGGCGTTCGCTTGGCCGCCTTTTTGTTATTACCGTTAGCAAGCTGGCCCTTGTTGCTTTTTTCAGAAAAATTAACCCACTTCATTTTATTCCATCCAGGGGGCGTTCTTGATAACACCGCCTTTTTAAGCGGAAGTGTCGGCTGGTATTTAGTGCACTTGTTCATATCACCCGCAGTAGTTTGTGGATGTGTTTATGTCTTTAGACGCCGCTTTGCAGCACCTTATATCGATAATGTCCGCAGTACCCTTGCTACCTTGGCATTCGGCGTGCTGATAAGCGTAGCGCTAGGCGCTGTGTTTCTCGGCAGAAGAGCTATTGAAGTACAAACTGACCTTGCGGCTTTTCTTTCTATTTTGTTCGATTTCTCTCTTGGTGACTTTGTAGGAATTATCGTTCTTTGCCCCCTTTTATTTGCGCTATACACTCGCCAGTACATTAATAAAAATGAATCAACACTGTTTATAACCGTGGGAACATGGTTACTTACTTTAGTTTTCAGTAGTTATCTCTATTCTCAAAATATTAATATAAGCTATCAAATTAAGTACCTCGCGGTATTTCCAGCTCTCTTCTTATCGTATCGCTATGCTGTGTTCGGTAGTGCGCTATCTTGTTTCTTTATTGGTATTACAGCGTTTGTGGTAGCCAGTCAGAGCGCTTTACCTCCCATTGAACATCAATTTTATATTTTAGCGCTATGCGTAAGTTGTCTCATTCTAGGGTCTTCTATCAACCAGTCGAGTAAGTTGAATAAAAAACTGGCCCGAAACAACGAAGACCTTGAAATTGCAGTACAAAACACACAAGCCCTCGCTGCCAAGCTAGTGGCATTACAAGAGGATGAAAGAAAGCGTTTATCTCGCGATCTGCACGACGATTTTGGCCACCGCATCGTCGATTTAAAACTTCAGTTATCATTGATTGACACAACCAAAGACCACGACATCTTAATCGACAAAATAGATGCTTTGTACCAGGCGATGAAAAAGAGCCTAGGCGGTTTACGCCCTTCTGGCATCGACACTCTTCCCATCGAGAGCGTGATCGAACGCTCCGACATCATAACTACGCTGAAGCGCGCAAAAATAAATTTTTCATTCAATCTTAGCGGTACGCCTATTAATTTTAAGCCAGAGCAAAAAATACACATTTATAGGATAGTTCAGGAGGCGGTAACTAATAGCATCAAGTACGCTAACGCGAAGACACTTTCTATTGATATTTCCTATGAGTCGCAAAGTGCAACATTCACTGTAGCTGATGATGGTGCGGGTATACCCGACACCATAGAAGGTACAGTTGACGCTAAGCCCACACTCGGCCTGCTTTCCATGAAAGAGCGCGCTAAGTTGATAGATGGAACGCTTGATATAACTAGTTTTACCCCATCAGGGACTGTGGTTAGCCTTTCTATCCCCACCTACAACATTCAATAA
- a CDS encoding SDR family NAD(P)-dependent oxidoreductase, whose protein sequence is MTKKVALVTGATGGIGFEVAKRLGQDGFTVVLNGIEDDKGAERVKELSDLGIEAEYYGFDVTSDEAVDKNVKAIGDKYGKIDAVINNAGGLGGRSPMEEMTTEFYRFVMALNLDSAFFVSRAAIPYLKKSDSGSIVNYTSNAGWNAGGPGAGIYGVSKGAVHTLTRALAKELAPAGIRVNAVSPGTIDTPFHAQIKATKPEVFASWKDNIMLGRLGQPEEVASVVSFLVSEDASFITAETVQIGGGQALGI, encoded by the coding sequence ATGACGAAGAAAGTAGCACTGGTAACTGGAGCAACAGGCGGCATCGGATTTGAAGTTGCTAAAAGACTTGGCCAAGACGGTTTCACTGTTGTTTTAAATGGCATTGAAGACGATAAGGGCGCAGAGCGTGTAAAAGAGCTTAGCGACTTAGGTATTGAAGCAGAATACTATGGCTTTGACGTTACAAGCGATGAAGCAGTTGATAAAAACGTAAAAGCGATTGGCGATAAATACGGCAAGATCGACGCCGTCATTAATAACGCCGGCGGCCTTGGCGGACGCAGCCCAATGGAAGAAATGACAACAGAGTTTTACCGCTTTGTTATGGCACTGAACCTTGATAGTGCGTTCTTCGTTTCTCGTGCAGCTATTCCATACTTAAAGAAATCTGACAGTGGCTCTATCGTAAATTACACATCTAATGCTGGTTGGAACGCTGGTGGCCCTGGTGCGGGTATCTATGGTGTTTCAAAAGGTGCGGTACATACTTTGACCCGTGCACTTGCTAAAGAACTTGCACCAGCAGGTATTCGTGTAAATGCTGTTTCTCCTGGCACCATTGATACGCCTTTCCATGCGCAAATTAAAGCGACTAAGCCAGAAGTATTTGCTTCTTGGAAAGATAACATCATGCTTGGTCGCCTAGGGCAGCCTGAAGAGGTTGCGTCTGTAGTGTCTTTCTTGGTAAGTGAAGATGCGTCATTTATTACTGCTGAAACCGTTCAAATTGGTGGCGGTCAGGCACTAGGGATTTAA